A region from the Branchiostoma floridae strain S238N-H82 chromosome 9, Bfl_VNyyK, whole genome shotgun sequence genome encodes:
- the LOC118423540 gene encoding collectin-10-like translates to MWRETCYKAFNEYKFVGTFSAAAEICRKDDGTLAMPRDAETNNFLVSLERNKGSFYWIGLHDRRTEGKFEWMDGSVLGKYSSWSGREPDSKYGNEDCVAFSSYSNWGHWYDLKCNNREYFFCQVPPGRL, encoded by the exons ATGTGGCGTGAAACCTGCTACAAAGCGTTCAACGAATATAAATTCGTCGGGACCTTCAGCGCTGCGGCCGAGATCTGTCGCAAAGATGACggtaccctcgccatgccccgagatgCGGAAACCAACAACTTCCTAGTCTCCTTAGAGCGAAACAAAGGGAGCTTTtactggatcggcctgcacgatcggcgcACAGAGGGAAAGTTTGAGTGGATGGACGGGTCTGTGCTTGGAAAGTACAGCTCGTGGTCTGGGAGAGAACCAGATAGCAAATACGGGAATGAAGATTGCGTTGCTTTCTCCAGCTATTCCAATTGGGGGCATTGGTATGACCTGAAATGCAACAACAGAGAATACTTCTTCTGCCAGGTTCCTCCAG GACGTCTCTAG